From a single Microbacterium murale genomic region:
- a CDS encoding MaoC family dehydratase codes for MTPATTLFTPVEELSDIQGDTFGPSEWREVTQDDVNLYARVSGDDNPIHLDEDFAAATPFGTRIAHGMLTLGLVVPLMREVFEVTGFSMGVNYGMNKVRFPAPVPVGSRIRVRGEVLAVQPIADGSQIIVRVVFDVEGSEKPACVAELVLRYYR; via the coding sequence ATGACGCCAGCCACGACTCTGTTCACACCGGTCGAAGAACTCTCCGATATCCAGGGCGACACATTCGGCCCCTCCGAGTGGCGGGAGGTGACGCAGGACGACGTCAACCTTTATGCGCGTGTCTCCGGCGATGACAATCCGATTCATCTCGACGAGGACTTCGCTGCAGCCACGCCCTTCGGAACGCGGATAGCTCACGGCATGCTCACGCTCGGCCTTGTCGTTCCGTTGATGCGCGAGGTGTTCGAGGTGACCGGGTTCAGCATGGGGGTGAACTACGGCATGAACAAGGTTCGCTTCCCCGCGCCTGTTCCCGTCGGTTCGCGCATCCGTGTTCGCGGCGAGGTCCTCGCCGTCCAGCCGATCGCCGACGGATCGCAGATCATCGTTCGCGTCGTGTTCGACGTCGAAGGCAGTGAGAAGCCTGCGTGCGTGGCGGAGCTGGTTCTGAGGTACTACCGATGA
- a CDS encoding SDR family NAD(P)-dependent oxidoreductase has protein sequence MSVAIRLDGKSAIVTGAGRSLGRAYAIALAAAGACVVVNDVDAESAEQTVTAIREAGGRAISVIAPVGPSATAEALVAAAQEEFGRIDILIANAGVLRDRVLWKMGDDDFDLVTETHLRGSFTCGRAAAIGMREQGEGGRIVLIGSPAGQFGSFGQTNYAAAKAGLVAMARTWSLELAKAEITVNAVIPTALSPMTATIPAYTKVYEDYVETGVIPSEYRRDHALGSAEDVAPLIVWLASDQSAAVTGQAIGVGGDRLTLYSHPAVLKTLDQDGGWSPEQIDAAWREDLADLAQHSGPRVA, from the coding sequence ATGAGCGTCGCGATTCGCCTGGATGGCAAGTCGGCGATCGTCACCGGTGCCGGACGCAGCCTCGGTCGCGCCTACGCGATCGCGCTCGCCGCAGCCGGGGCATGCGTCGTCGTGAACGATGTCGATGCTGAGAGCGCTGAGCAGACTGTGACGGCGATCCGCGAGGCCGGCGGCCGCGCGATCTCCGTCATCGCGCCGGTGGGCCCGAGCGCGACGGCGGAGGCCCTCGTCGCCGCCGCCCAGGAGGAGTTCGGCCGGATCGACATCCTCATCGCCAATGCAGGCGTGCTTCGGGACCGCGTGCTCTGGAAGATGGGGGACGACGATTTCGACCTCGTCACAGAGACGCACCTGCGCGGATCGTTCACCTGTGGTCGCGCCGCTGCGATCGGCATGCGAGAGCAGGGGGAGGGCGGTCGCATCGTGCTCATCGGCTCACCGGCAGGACAGTTCGGAAGTTTCGGACAGACGAACTACGCGGCAGCCAAGGCCGGCCTCGTCGCGATGGCACGCACCTGGTCGCTGGAACTCGCCAAGGCGGAGATCACCGTGAACGCCGTCATCCCGACTGCGCTGTCACCGATGACCGCCACGATCCCGGCGTACACGAAGGTCTACGAGGACTACGTGGAAACCGGCGTGATCCCTTCCGAATACCGCCGTGATCACGCACTGGGATCGGCAGAGGATGTGGCTCCGCTCATCGTCTGGCTGGCCTCCGATCAATCCGCCGCTGTCACCGGCCAGGCGATCGGGGTCGGCGGAGATCGACTGACTCTCTACTCGCACCCTGCAGTGCTCAAGACCTTGGACCAGGACGGCGGATGGTCGCCGGAGCAGATCGACGCCGCATGGCGCGAGGATCTCGCCGATCTTGCACAGCACTCCGGGCCGCGGGTGGCGTGA
- the pcaC gene encoding 4-carboxymuconolactone decarboxylase yields the protein MNARLSDDERYAQGMEVRREVLSDEHVDRSIANTTEFTSDFQDFITRVAWGDVWSRPGLDRRARSVAVLSTMIALGHHEEFVMHVHAALRNGLTVDEIREVILQSAIYAGVPAANTAFRLADAVFSEQG from the coding sequence ATGAACGCACGACTCTCTGACGACGAGCGATACGCGCAGGGCATGGAAGTGCGCCGCGAGGTTCTCTCTGACGAGCACGTCGATCGTTCGATCGCGAACACCACCGAGTTCACGAGCGACTTCCAGGACTTCATCACCCGCGTCGCCTGGGGTGATGTGTGGAGTCGCCCCGGTCTTGACCGTCGCGCCCGATCGGTGGCGGTGCTTTCAACGATGATCGCGCTCGGACATCACGAGGAGTTCGTCATGCACGTGCATGCGGCGCTGCGCAATGGGCTCACCGTCGATGAGATCCGTGAGGTGATCCTGCAGTCGGCGATCTACGCGGGCGTTCCGGCCGCCAACACAGCCTTCCGCCTTGCGGACGCCGTGTTCTCTGAACAGGGGTAG
- a CDS encoding aminomethyl transferase family protein: MSQTAADVIAQAGGVLPALRNAPGRPTVFPVTPEFSNWRSEQRAWRDSVALLDQSHHMTDLFISGPDAQRLLSDVAVNSFAKFPAGSAKQFIAVNHEGYLIGDAILFHLDQGVYDLVGWHMVIDWLQFHGETGDYDVTFERDGNSLVREGDPKLYRFEVQGPHALALMEKVTGAPVPATRFFGMAEFEIAGVRVSSLRHGMAGQPGFELFGPWADAERIREALIAAGEEFGLVLVGSKAYSSANLESAWVPSPIPAIFTGPAADDYLAWLPAARLGSLAGSFDADDVEDYYLTPYDLGYGRSVAFDHDFIGREALERIAVAPRRVKVTLVWNPDDVAAAQRSLLEEGVPAKYIDFPKARYGQYQMDRVLLEGRAVGISHDCGYITNEQVFASLASVDQDAAAPGTEVSVVWGEEPNSEKPAVERHRQVSIRAAVEPAPYSRFARENYRSN; this comes from the coding sequence ATGTCACAGACAGCTGCAGATGTCATCGCACAGGCGGGCGGAGTGCTGCCCGCGCTGCGGAATGCGCCCGGCCGGCCGACGGTGTTCCCGGTCACGCCTGAGTTCTCGAACTGGCGATCCGAGCAGCGAGCGTGGCGGGACTCCGTTGCCCTCCTGGATCAATCGCATCACATGACCGATCTGTTCATCTCGGGTCCGGACGCTCAGCGGCTGCTGTCGGATGTGGCGGTGAACAGCTTCGCAAAGTTCCCCGCCGGTTCGGCGAAGCAGTTCATCGCAGTGAATCACGAGGGCTACCTGATCGGTGACGCCATCCTCTTCCACCTCGACCAGGGCGTATACGACCTGGTCGGGTGGCACATGGTGATCGACTGGCTGCAGTTCCACGGCGAGACCGGCGATTACGATGTCACGTTCGAGCGTGACGGCAACTCCTTGGTGCGCGAGGGCGATCCGAAGCTCTACCGCTTCGAGGTGCAGGGGCCCCACGCGCTGGCGCTCATGGAGAAGGTCACCGGGGCGCCCGTGCCGGCCACCAGGTTCTTCGGCATGGCTGAGTTCGAGATCGCGGGCGTTCGCGTGAGTTCACTGCGCCACGGTATGGCGGGTCAACCTGGATTCGAACTGTTCGGACCGTGGGCGGATGCAGAGCGGATACGAGAGGCGCTGATCGCGGCCGGCGAAGAGTTCGGGCTCGTCCTGGTCGGCTCGAAGGCATACTCCTCGGCCAATCTCGAGTCGGCGTGGGTGCCGTCGCCGATACCGGCGATCTTCACCGGACCAGCTGCCGACGACTACCTCGCCTGGCTCCCCGCGGCACGGTTGGGCTCGTTGGCGGGAAGCTTCGACGCGGATGATGTCGAGGACTACTACCTGACTCCGTACGACCTGGGATACGGCCGCAGCGTGGCGTTCGACCACGACTTCATCGGTCGTGAGGCGCTCGAGCGGATCGCCGTCGCGCCCCGACGGGTCAAGGTGACCCTCGTCTGGAATCCGGATGACGTCGCGGCGGCGCAGCGTTCGCTGCTGGAAGAAGGTGTGCCCGCGAAGTACATCGACTTTCCCAAGGCGCGCTACGGGCAGTATCAGATGGACCGTGTCCTGCTCGAAGGTCGCGCGGTGGGTATCTCGCATGACTGCGGGTACATCACCAACGAGCAGGTCTTCGCGTCGCTCGCCAGTGTTGACCAGGACGCTGCAGCACCCGGCACTGAAGTGAGCGTCGTGTGGGGCGAAGAGCCGAACTCGGAGAAGCCGGCCGTCGAGCGGCACCGGCAGGTGTCGATCCGAGCGGCTGTCGAACCCGCCCCGTACTCGAGGTTCGCTCGCGAGAACTATCGCTCGAACTGA
- a CDS encoding LysR family transcriptional regulator — protein MMDLNLVKVFVAIYEARNLTTAARRLFVTQPAVSQSLTRLRRELDDPLFRRNGRSMDATPLADSVYPGFRQAMAGIDRTLDAVHRFDPSDSTRLFRIALSELGEIGWFPAILSAVRAAAPHIRLAVVALQPAELPSWLARGAVDLAISTASIPGFERTLLKSQSYGVAMSRSSTLPDMLSVREYSDADHVVVSSDSGHDQLEAAQRRAGASFEASVIIDHWATLPPLLSTQQNLIATVPDSIADGWAETWPIRVGPLPFAMPPVEVHLYRRATTVHTAALDWLSTTVTDAVRGSSGRFFAIHGDARQP, from the coding sequence ATGATGGACCTGAATCTGGTCAAGGTCTTCGTCGCCATCTACGAAGCGCGAAACCTCACGACCGCGGCGCGCAGACTCTTCGTCACCCAACCTGCGGTGAGTCAATCCTTGACCCGGCTGCGCCGTGAACTGGATGACCCCCTGTTTCGCCGCAATGGTCGATCAATGGATGCTACCCCGCTGGCCGACTCGGTCTACCCCGGTTTTCGGCAGGCGATGGCGGGGATCGATCGAACGCTGGATGCCGTGCATCGATTCGATCCGAGCGACTCCACGAGACTCTTCCGCATCGCCCTGTCCGAGCTCGGAGAGATCGGCTGGTTCCCGGCGATCCTCTCCGCCGTGCGCGCAGCAGCGCCGCACATCCGCCTCGCCGTTGTTGCACTCCAGCCGGCGGAACTGCCGTCGTGGCTGGCCCGCGGGGCGGTGGACCTGGCGATCAGTACAGCGTCGATCCCCGGCTTCGAGCGCACACTCCTGAAGTCGCAGTCGTACGGTGTCGCGATGTCACGCAGCAGCACGCTGCCGGACATGCTGAGTGTGCGCGAGTATTCGGATGCAGATCATGTCGTGGTCTCGAGCGACTCGGGGCACGACCAGCTCGAGGCGGCTCAGCGACGCGCCGGCGCGAGCTTCGAGGCATCCGTGATCATCGACCACTGGGCGACACTGCCACCCCTGCTGTCAACGCAGCAGAATCTGATAGCCACGGTGCCGGACAGCATCGCCGACGGCTGGGCGGAGACGTGGCCCATCCGCGTCGGACCTCTTCCGTTCGCGATGCCTCCGGTAGAGGTGCACCTCTACCGTCGTGCGACGACTGTGCACACTGCCGCGCTCGATTGGCTGTCCACGACGGTCACCGACGCAGTGCGCGGTTCCTCCGGCCGCTTCTTCGCGATTCACGGCGACGCGCGCCAGCCGTGA
- a CDS encoding bifunctional methylenetetrahydrofolate dehydrogenase/methenyltetrahydrofolate cyclohydrolase codes for MTAQKLDGAATAAAIKHELAERVSRLAAQGIVPGLGTLLVGDDAGSRSYVTGKHRDCAEVGVASIQIELPVTATQEEIEAAVRELNADARVTGFIVQLPLPEGVDENRIIELIDPVKDADGLHPTNLGRLVLGVDPRTAVEAPLPCTPAGIVELLTRYDVPLQGAHVTVIGRGITVGRPLGLLLTRKGTDATVTLTHSRTADLAAEVRRADIVVAAVGVPHLVKADWIRPGAAVLDVGVTRVGTTESGKARLAGDIDPAVAEAAGWISPNPGGVGPMTRAMLVANVVEAAERSIR; via the coding sequence ATGACTGCGCAGAAACTGGACGGTGCGGCCACGGCCGCCGCCATCAAGCACGAGTTGGCCGAACGTGTCAGCCGCCTCGCAGCTCAGGGGATCGTTCCCGGGCTGGGAACTCTGCTCGTCGGAGATGATGCGGGCTCCCGCTCGTATGTGACGGGCAAGCATCGTGACTGCGCGGAGGTCGGCGTCGCATCGATCCAGATCGAGCTGCCCGTAACCGCGACGCAGGAGGAGATCGAGGCGGCCGTCCGCGAATTGAACGCCGACGCAAGGGTCACCGGTTTCATCGTTCAACTGCCGTTGCCCGAGGGGGTCGACGAGAATCGCATCATCGAACTGATCGATCCCGTGAAGGATGCCGACGGCCTGCACCCGACGAACCTCGGACGTCTGGTTCTGGGAGTCGACCCTCGCACTGCCGTGGAGGCGCCTCTGCCGTGCACGCCCGCAGGAATCGTCGAGCTTCTCACGCGCTATGACGTGCCTCTCCAGGGTGCGCATGTCACCGTCATCGGAAGAGGAATAACAGTAGGTCGCCCTCTCGGTCTTCTGCTCACGCGCAAGGGTACCGACGCCACCGTCACACTGACGCACTCCCGCACGGCGGATCTCGCCGCAGAGGTCCGGCGCGCGGACATAGTCGTCGCCGCCGTCGGGGTACCTCATCTCGTGAAGGCGGACTGGATCAGACCAGGTGCCGCGGTCCTCGACGTCGGCGTGACCCGAGTGGGAACGACGGAATCGGGGAAGGCGCGGCTCGCGGGGGACATCGATCCAGCCGTGGCCGAAGCAGCCGGCTGGATCTCACCCAACCCGGGCGGCGTCGGGCCCATGACGCGCGCGATGCTGGTCGCCAATGTCGTGGAGGCGGCGGAGCGCAGCATCCGCTGA
- a CDS encoding 4-oxalomesaconate tautomerase, translating to MSAGEEFDAGIRCMLMRGGTSKGAYFLADDLPDDPASRDELILRIMGSPDARQIDGIGGAHPLTSKVAVVSPSTSAEADVDYLFLQVGVDDARVATTQTCGNLLAGVGPFAVERGLVEAHEGETRVRIRLVNTGDDALASFTTRNGSPLYSGSTAIDGVPGTGDPIRIEMLPGARALFPTGNILDRIDGHEVTLIDNGMPIALMRAQPLGISGQESPLELESDPTLTAAVERIRRAAGQAMGLGDVSDQTVPKVILVSEPQHGGAISTRAFIPARVHTSLGVLMAASVAAAVQIPGTAADAVAQLPGSAQLGIEHPSGILPAEVRVGRDGDGTWWATSTTIRTARKLFDGTVFPRPHSSTPVRSRADKEVQ from the coding sequence ATGAGCGCTGGTGAGGAGTTCGATGCGGGAATCCGATGCATGCTCATGCGCGGGGGAACGTCGAAGGGCGCGTATTTCCTCGCTGATGATCTGCCGGACGATCCCGCATCGCGCGACGAGCTGATCCTCCGCATCATGGGGAGCCCCGACGCGCGTCAGATCGACGGCATCGGGGGTGCCCATCCCCTCACGAGCAAGGTCGCCGTTGTCTCGCCTTCGACGTCCGCTGAGGCCGACGTCGACTATCTGTTCCTTCAGGTGGGAGTCGACGACGCCCGCGTGGCGACGACGCAGACCTGCGGCAATCTCCTGGCAGGTGTCGGACCCTTCGCCGTCGAGCGAGGCCTGGTCGAGGCGCACGAAGGTGAGACACGCGTTCGCATCCGTCTGGTCAACACCGGCGATGACGCACTCGCTTCGTTCACGACCCGCAATGGATCTCCCCTCTACAGCGGCTCCACCGCCATCGACGGCGTCCCTGGTACGGGCGATCCGATCCGGATCGAGATGCTCCCCGGAGCCCGCGCGCTCTTCCCCACCGGCAACATCCTCGACCGGATCGACGGCCACGAGGTCACCCTGATCGACAACGGCATGCCGATCGCGCTGATGCGCGCACAGCCGCTGGGCATCAGCGGACAGGAGAGCCCGCTCGAGCTCGAGTCCGATCCCACCCTCACCGCTGCCGTGGAACGCATCCGCCGCGCCGCAGGCCAGGCGATGGGGCTCGGCGACGTCAGCGATCAGACCGTTCCGAAAGTGATACTCGTCTCAGAGCCGCAGCACGGCGGAGCGATCTCGACGAGAGCGTTCATCCCTGCCAGGGTTCACACCTCTCTCGGGGTACTCATGGCCGCCTCCGTCGCTGCCGCCGTCCAGATCCCCGGCACTGCGGCCGACGCGGTCGCGCAGCTTCCCGGTTCCGCGCAGCTCGGCATCGAGCATCCGAGCGGAATCCTCCCGGCCGAGGTGCGTGTCGGCCGGGACGGCGACGGCACGTGGTGGGCGACGTCGACGACGATCCGCACTGCGCGCAAGCTGTTCGACGGCACCGTCTTTCCTCGCCCTCATTCATCGACCCCCGTGCGCTCTCGCGCAGACAAGGAAGTGCAATGA
- a CDS encoding VOC family protein has translation MTHSSSFDVAHLANVELLTPTPAESRWFFEELLAMRVVAEHGDSVYLRTWDDYEVYTIKLTASDAAGVGRTSYRASSQEALERRVAAIEATGLGKGWVDGEVGTGRTFTFTDPDGHDMGIYYDTERYVATDDKPALKNQASRFPGRGVNARRLDHINFLAKDVEANGEFIATALAGRESERIRQDDGKFAAWWFHFAQKSYDVVYSDDWTKHGNRLHHIAFAPDTREDILKAADIFLENGIHIESGPHKHAINQTFFLYVWEPGGNRIEFAQAGARLLLDPDQPVVEWSQEERKKGQAWGMKTIESFHTHGTPVN, from the coding sequence ATGACTCACTCATCATCGTTCGACGTCGCCCATCTCGCCAACGTTGAGCTCCTCACGCCCACGCCCGCGGAAAGCCGGTGGTTCTTCGAAGAACTGTTGGCGATGCGGGTTGTCGCCGAGCACGGCGACTCGGTCTACCTGCGCACGTGGGACGACTACGAGGTGTACACGATCAAGCTCACCGCCTCGGATGCCGCCGGCGTCGGCCGCACGTCCTATCGGGCGTCTTCGCAGGAGGCGCTCGAGCGACGTGTCGCCGCGATCGAGGCGACCGGGCTCGGAAAAGGATGGGTCGATGGCGAGGTCGGCACCGGCCGCACTTTCACGTTCACCGACCCGGATGGCCATGACATGGGCATCTACTACGACACCGAGCGCTACGTCGCCACCGACGACAAGCCTGCGCTCAAGAACCAGGCATCACGATTCCCCGGGCGCGGCGTCAACGCACGCCGCCTCGACCACATCAACTTCCTCGCGAAGGACGTCGAGGCCAACGGGGAGTTCATCGCGACGGCTCTGGCCGGCCGGGAGAGCGAGCGGATCCGCCAGGACGATGGCAAATTCGCGGCGTGGTGGTTCCATTTCGCGCAGAAGTCGTACGACGTGGTCTACTCCGACGACTGGACCAAGCACGGCAACCGACTGCACCACATCGCGTTCGCGCCTGACACCCGTGAAGACATCCTGAAGGCTGCCGACATCTTCCTCGAGAACGGCATCCACATCGAGTCGGGTCCGCACAAGCACGCGATCAACCAGACGTTCTTCCTCTACGTCTGGGAGCCCGGCGGCAACCGGATCGAGTTCGCTCAGGCCGGTGCGAGACTGCTGCTGGATCCGGATCAGCCCGTCGTCGAATGGTCGCAGGAGGAGCGCAAGAAGGGTCAGGCGTGGGGCATGAAGACGATCGAGTCGTTCCACACGCACGGGACGCCGGTCAACTGA
- a CDS encoding PIG-L deacetylase family protein: MNENSLLVVSAHAGDFVWRAGGAIAAAADRGERVVVACLSYGERGESASQWLDGKSLDEIKAIRREEATAAATALGAEVVFLDLGDYPLLESDEAVRKLVDVFRDVKPSVVLTHPLSDPYNGDHPAAARMALQARILAQAIGVANSDGTYPTRDEIIGAPPVFFFEPHQSEQSDFKPTLLLDITSAFEKKRAAMECLPAQKHMWSYYTDLAVRRGVQVRRNAGPNLGLPHNTMGEAYVRYYPQVTDVLA, encoded by the coding sequence GTGAACGAGAACAGCCTGCTCGTCGTCAGCGCACACGCTGGTGATTTCGTCTGGAGGGCCGGTGGCGCGATCGCCGCTGCCGCCGACCGCGGCGAACGAGTGGTGGTCGCATGCCTGTCGTACGGCGAACGCGGTGAGTCGGCGAGCCAGTGGCTCGATGGCAAGTCACTCGACGAGATCAAGGCGATCCGACGCGAGGAGGCCACTGCGGCGGCAACCGCCCTCGGCGCGGAAGTCGTGTTCTTGGACCTCGGGGACTACCCGCTCCTCGAATCGGACGAGGCCGTGCGCAAGCTCGTCGATGTGTTCCGCGACGTGAAGCCCTCTGTCGTTCTGACTCATCCCCTCTCGGATCCGTACAACGGAGATCATCCCGCTGCCGCCCGCATGGCCCTTCAGGCGCGCATCCTCGCGCAGGCGATCGGGGTGGCGAATTCCGACGGCACTTACCCGACTCGGGACGAGATCATCGGAGCACCCCCCGTCTTCTTCTTCGAGCCGCACCAATCCGAGCAGTCCGATTTCAAGCCGACCCTGCTCCTCGACATCACCAGCGCGTTCGAGAAGAAGCGCGCGGCGATGGAATGTCTTCCTGCGCAGAAGCACATGTGGTCGTACTACACAGACCTTGCAGTGCGCCGCGGCGTGCAGGTCAGGCGCAACGCCGGCCCCAACCTCGGCCTCCCGCACAACACGATGGGCGAAGCGTACGTGCGCTACTACCCCCAGGTGACGGACGTCCTCGCATGA
- a CDS encoding 4-carboxy-4-hydroxy-2-oxoadipate aldolase/oxaloacetate decarboxylase — MSHVVVTDIERLPLSVVDAFAEFGSATVHEAMGRIGYLGADIRPIQQGARVAGSAITVLTAPGDNLMVHAAIEQSQPGDIIIVATLTESPYGHIGDLMATQMHTRGVRGYVTNAGVRDAQELREMPFAVWARFVSAEGTVKDTAGSVNVPIVIGSTVIHPGDVVVADDDGVTIVPRAHADEALELSRRRVLKEAENRAKYQAGATSMDVNALRPVLDDLGVSFISQKEYEDERW, encoded by the coding sequence ATGAGTCACGTAGTCGTCACCGATATCGAGCGCCTCCCCCTCTCGGTGGTCGACGCTTTCGCCGAATTCGGCTCGGCCACTGTGCACGAGGCGATGGGGCGCATCGGGTATCTCGGTGCGGACATCAGACCGATCCAGCAGGGAGCGAGGGTCGCCGGCTCCGCCATCACGGTGCTGACCGCCCCAGGCGACAATCTGATGGTTCACGCGGCGATCGAGCAGTCCCAGCCCGGCGACATCATCATCGTGGCGACCCTGACAGAGTCGCCCTACGGGCACATCGGCGACCTGATGGCCACGCAGATGCACACCCGCGGCGTGCGGGGCTACGTCACCAACGCCGGCGTGCGCGATGCTCAGGAACTGCGCGAGATGCCCTTCGCGGTGTGGGCCCGATTCGTCAGCGCGGAGGGCACCGTGAAAGACACCGCGGGATCGGTGAACGTGCCGATCGTCATTGGTTCGACCGTGATCCACCCCGGCGACGTCGTCGTCGCGGACGATGACGGAGTGACGATCGTGCCGCGCGCGCACGCGGACGAAGCGCTCGAGCTCTCACGCCGACGTGTGCTCAAGGAAGCGGAGAACCGCGCGAAGTACCAGGCGGGAGCGACATCGATGGATGTCAACGCACTGCGCCCGGTCCTGGACGACCTCGGGGTCTCATTCATCTCCCAGAAGGAGTACGAGGATGAGCGCTGGTGA
- the ligM gene encoding vanillate/3-O-methylgallate O-demethylase, protein MTTNLQQLIDSKGNVVDMLRDSQLGTYIYPVVPAEFSNWRREQKAWRETAVLYDQSHHMVNFFLSGPDALKLLSHTGINSFANFPLNTAKQFVPTASNGGVIGDGILFHEAENDYVYVGRAPGANWLQFHAETGGYDVEFRYDDRSPSRPYGAAVGREYFRFQIQGPNAWAIIEKLNGGTLEKVKFFHMGSMVIDGVEVRTLRHGMAGAPGLELWGAYEHHGKIRDAILEAGAEFGIEPCGSRAYSSNTLESGWIPSPLPAIYSSEGERAYREWLPSNSYEAINALAGSFVSDSIDDYYLNPWELGYGSFVKFDHDFIGREALEALEPEQQRQKVTLAWNDEDLAKILTSVIDRSGPGYQFFDLPNANYGSSNYDSVIDADGNNVGLSLFTGVTANERRGLSLATVDRDVPVGAEVRVVWGEPDGGSGKTTVEPHEQISVRAVVSPVPYAETARSEYQGGWRTTGKL, encoded by the coding sequence ATGACCACGAACCTTCAGCAGCTCATCGATTCGAAGGGGAATGTCGTCGACATGCTGCGTGATTCGCAGCTGGGCACGTACATCTACCCCGTCGTTCCTGCAGAGTTCAGCAACTGGCGTCGCGAGCAGAAAGCCTGGCGCGAAACCGCTGTGCTCTACGACCAGTCCCACCACATGGTCAACTTCTTCCTGTCCGGTCCCGACGCGTTGAAGCTTCTCAGTCACACGGGCATCAACAGCTTCGCCAACTTCCCGCTCAACACGGCCAAGCAGTTCGTTCCGACGGCGTCCAACGGCGGCGTGATCGGCGACGGCATCCTCTTCCACGAAGCCGAGAACGACTACGTGTACGTCGGACGCGCGCCAGGGGCGAACTGGCTGCAGTTCCACGCCGAGACCGGCGGATACGACGTCGAATTCCGTTACGACGACCGCTCCCCGTCACGTCCCTACGGCGCCGCAGTCGGGCGGGAATACTTCCGGTTCCAGATCCAGGGACCCAATGCGTGGGCGATCATCGAGAAGCTCAACGGCGGCACCCTGGAGAAAGTCAAGTTCTTCCACATGGGCAGCATGGTGATCGACGGCGTCGAGGTGCGCACGCTGCGCCACGGCATGGCCGGCGCGCCTGGCCTGGAGCTGTGGGGCGCGTACGAGCACCACGGCAAGATCCGGGATGCGATCCTCGAGGCCGGAGCCGAGTTCGGCATCGAGCCCTGCGGCTCGCGCGCCTACTCGTCGAACACCCTCGAGTCGGGCTGGATCCCTTCGCCGCTCCCGGCGATCTATTCCAGCGAAGGTGAGCGCGCGTATCGCGAGTGGTTGCCGAGCAACAGCTACGAGGCCATCAACGCTCTGGCCGGATCGTTCGTCTCCGACAGCATCGACGACTACTACCTGAACCCCTGGGAGCTCGGATACGGATCATTCGTCAAGTTCGATCACGACTTCATCGGACGCGAAGCGCTGGAAGCGCTCGAGCCCGAGCAGCAGCGACAGAAGGTCACGCTCGCCTGGAACGACGAGGACCTCGCGAAGATCCTCACCTCGGTGATCGACCGCAGTGGACCCGGCTACCAGTTCTTCGACCTGCCCAACGCCAACTACGGTTCGTCGAACTACGACTCCGTCATCGATGCCGACGGCAACAACGTGGGGCTCTCGTTGTTCACGGGTGTCACCGCGAACGAGCGGCGCGGGCTCTCGCTCGCGACTGTCGATCGTGATGTCCCGGTCGGTGCTGAGGTGCGCGTCGTATGGGGCGAACCGGACGGTGGCTCCGGCAAGACGACCGTCGAGCCGCACGAGCAGATCTCGGTGCGAGCAGTCGTCAGCCCCGTTCCCTACGCCGAGACCGCGCGCAGCGAATACCAGGGCGGGTGGCGCACCACCGGCAAGCTCTGA